A single Zootoca vivipara chromosome 1, rZooViv1.1, whole genome shotgun sequence DNA region contains:
- the LOC118079727 gene encoding olfactory receptor 10V1-like: MESENHTSLTHFYFHPFSTVPEIQLLLFWTFLVLYLLSLLGNSAVVFIVRTERSLHTPMYFFLANLAALEIAYSCVIAPLTLANLLSVSKASISLAGCGTQMFFFIFLGGGDCVLLSVMAYDRYVAICHPLRYTTIMNWRVCVSLVAGTLGMSCLFGIQLSILILRLPFCGNKEIDHFFCDFPAVLKLACSDTHIHQTALFIISAVILTAPFLLVCVSYAFIVAAILRIRSASGRQRAFSTCSSHLMVVLLQYGCGSLIYLRPSSSYSPEEGRVVSVVYTFVTPVLNPLIYSMRNKELKNALSRTLRKEVMSQ; the protein is encoded by the coding sequence ATGGAGAGTGAAAACCACACTAGCCTGACACATTTCTACTTCCACCCCTTCTCAACAGTCCCAGAGATTCAGCTGTTGCTTTTCTGGACTTTTCTGGTCTTGTACCTACTCAGCCTTTTGGGAAACTCTGCGGTTGTGTTCATTGTTCGTACAGAGCGCTCCCTCCACACTCCCATGTATTTCTTCTTGGCTAACCTGGCAGCCCTGGAGATTGCTTACTCCTGTGTCATTGCCCCACTCACCCTGGCCAACCTCCTCTCTGTCTCAAAAGCCTCCATCTCTTTGGCAGGATGTGGCACACAGATgttcttctttatcttcttggGAGGTGGCGACTGCGTCCTGCTATCTGTTATGGCATACGATCGCTATGTGGCAATCTGCCACCCACTGCGCTACACTACCATAATGaactggagggtgtgtgtgagtcTTGTAGCTGGGACGCTAGGCATGAGCTGCCTGTTTGGCATTCAGCTCTCCATCCTGATACTGCGCCTTCCATTCTGTGGCAATAAGGAGATTGACCATTTCTTCTGTGACTTCCCTGCTGTCCTGAAGCTCGCATGCAGCGACACCCATATCCATCAGACTGCCCTCTTTATTATCAGTGCCGTAATACTGACTGCCCCTTTCCTTCTAGTTTGTGTCTCCTATGCCTTCATTGTGGCAGCCATCTTGCGCATCCGCTCTGCCTCAGGTAGGCAGCGGGCTTTCTCCACCTGCTCCTCCCATTTAATGGTAGTTCTTCTGCAGTATGGCTGTGGCAGTTTGATATACCTGCGTCCCAGCTCCAGCTACTCACCAGAGGAAGGTCGAGTGGTGTCTGTGGTCTACACCTTTGTCACTCCTGTGCTGAACCCCTTGATCTATAGCATGAGGAACAAAGAGTTAAAGAACGCACTCAGTAGAACACTAAGGAAGGAAGTGATGTCCCAGTGA
- the LOC118090297 gene encoding olfactory receptor 10V1-like, producing the protein METGNQTGIIQFHFQPFTTHPGTRQLIFWTFLILYLLSLFGNATIVLIIYTTHSLHTPMYYFLANLACLEIAYSCTIAPLTLAHVASSRKVSITLAGCGTQMFFFTFLGSIDCFLIAIMAYDRYVAICHPLSYTVIMNWRVCVKIVVGTLAMSCFFGIQLSILILTLPFCANKEINNFFCDVPVVIKLACGDTHFHQTVFFIVSIAVLAIPFLLISISYAFIVAAVLRISSAAGRQRAFSTCSSHLMVVLLQYGSGSLIYLCPSSSYSPEEGRAVSVVYTFVTPVLNPLIYSMRNKELKDALIRALKRAVLSQKK; encoded by the coding sequence ATGGAGACTGGAAACCAAACTGGAATTATACAGTTCCACTTCCAACCATTCACAACGCACCCAGGCACGAGGCAGCTGATTTTCTGGACTTTTCTGATTCTCTACTTGCTCAGCCTGTTTGGGAATGCTACCATTGTTCTCATTATCTACACCACACATTCTCTTCACACCCCGATGTATTATTTCTTGGCTAACCTGGCATGTCTGGAAATCGCTTATTCTTGTACCATTGCACCCCTCACTCTGGCCCACGTTGCTTCTTCGAGAAAGGTCTCCATCACCTTGGCTGGCTGTGGGACCCAAATGTTCTTCTTTACCTTCCTGGGAAGTATTGACTGTTTCCTGATAGCAATCATGGCATATGACCGCTATGTGGCAATCTGTCACCCGCTCAGCTACACTGTCATCATGAACTGGAGGGTATGTGTGAAAATTGTTGTTGGGACCTTGGCCATGAGTTGCTTCTTTGGCATTCAGCTTTCTATCTTGATATTGACTTTGCCTTTCTGTGCCAATAAGGAAATCAATAATTTTTTCTGCGATGTCCCTGTTGTCATTAAACTGGCTTGCGGCGATACCCATTTCCACCAAACTGTCTTTTTTATTGTCAGCATTGCTGTCCTCGCCATCCCTTTCCTCCTAATCTCTATCTCCTATGCTTTCATTGTGGCTGCTGTCTTGCGGATCAGCTCTGCTGCAGGCAGGCAAAGGGCTTTCTCCACCTGTTCCTCCCACTTAATGGTCGTCCTTCTGCAGTATGGCTCTGGCAGTTTGATATACCTTTGCCCAAGCTCCAGCTACTCACCGGAAGAAGGCCGGGCGGTGTCTGTGGTCTACACCTTTGTCACTCCTGTGCTGAACCCCTTGATCTATAGCATGAGGAACAAAGAGTTAAAGGATGCACTAATCAGAGCCTTAAAAAGAGCTGTGCTGTCCCAGAAAAAATGA